The Halorubrum salinarum genome segment GCGACCTGAACCGCTACGTGAACGGGCACGTGCTGCCCGGCACCGACCGCGCGAGCGAGGTCGTCGAGTCGGTCGGCCGCGAGGCGCTCGCCGACGAGCTGGTCGCGCGCGTCGAGTTCGACGACGAGGGGTACGTCGACAACTCCGGGGTCGTCTTCGACCAGTCGTTCCTCGACCTCGTGGCGCCGGTGGCGGCGGAGACGTTCGAGTTCGAGTCGCCCGACGTGGTGTTGACGGCCGCGACCGACGGCATCACGCTCGGCGCGGCGATGGCCTCCTTTTTCGACGCGCGCCTGGCGTACGCGAAGAAGTCGAAGGAGACGGCGGTCGAGGAGTTCATCGAGTCGCGCCAGCGGCTCGCCTCCGGCATCGAGCTCACCTACTACCTCCCCGCGAGCGCCATCGACGCCGGCGACACCGTCCTCGTCGTCGACGACCTGATCCGCTCGGGCGAGACCCAGGAGCTCCTCTTGGACATCGCGCTCCAGGGCGACGCCGACGTCACCGGCGTGTTCGCGCTTATCGCCGTCGGCGACGAGGGGATGGACCGCGCGCGAGCGATCACGGACGCCCCGGTCGGGGCGCTGACGACGTTCGAGTAGCCACGTTCACGCATACTCTCTGAGAAAAAATCGGCTGTGGCGGCTTTTTGATCCACACATGCGGATCGATACTCGGACCGTTCAGCAAGGCTTATCACCCGATCCCGGGGAACACTCACCCGTTCAATGGGGATCACAGACACGCTCGCTGCGCGGTTCGACGTAGAGGAGCACGACTCCGACGTCCGGACGGAGCTGATCGCGGGGCTCACGACGTTCCTCGCGATGTCGTACATCATCGTGGTGAATCCCGCGATCCTCTCGGAGGCGATCCAGATCGAGGGGTACGGGCAGGGCGAGGTGTTCCAGATGATCGCCATCGCGACGATCCTCTCGGCGGCCATCGGGACGGCCGTGATGGCGCTGTACGCGAACCGGCCGTTCGGGCTCGCGCCGGGGCTCGGGCTCAACGCCTTCTTCGCGTACACGGTCGTGCTCGGGCTCGGGATCCCGTGGCAGACGGCGCTGGCGGCCGTCTTCGTGGAGGGCGTCGTGTTCATGGCGCTCACCGCGGTCGGCGCGCGCGAGTACGTCATCCGGCTGTTCCCCGAGCCGGTGAAGCGCTCGGTCGGGGCCGGCATCGGGCTGTTCCTGCTGTTCATCGGCCTCCAGGAGCTCCAGGTCGTCGTCAACGACGAGGCGACGCTCGTCGCGCTCGGGAACGTCTTCGCGAACCCGTGGGCGATCCTCGGCGTGCTCGGGCTCGTGTTCACGTTCGTGCTGTGGGCCCGGAACGTCACCGGCGCCATCATCGTCGGCGTCCTCACCACCGCGATCGCGGGCTGGTCGCTCACCCTCGGCGGGTTCTTCGCGCGCGGCGCCGTGACCCCCGAGTCCCTTCCCTCGGCGCAGTACGACATCACGCCGCTCGCGGGCGCGTTCGTCGACGGGCTCTCCGGGATCGACCCGCTCACGTTCGTGCTGGTCGTGTTCAC includes the following:
- a CDS encoding NCS2 family permease; amino-acid sequence: MGITDTLAARFDVEEHDSDVRTELIAGLTTFLAMSYIIVVNPAILSEAIQIEGYGQGEVFQMIAIATILSAAIGTAVMALYANRPFGLAPGLGLNAFFAYTVVLGLGIPWQTALAAVFVEGVVFMALTAVGAREYVIRLFPEPVKRSVGAGIGLFLLFIGLQELQVVVNDEATLVALGNVFANPWAILGVLGLVFTFVLWARNVTGAIIVGVLTTAIAGWSLTLGGFFARGAVTPESLPSAQYDITPLAGAFVDGLSGIDPLTFVLVVFTFFFVDFFDTAGTLIGVSQFGDFLDDNGDLPDMDKPLMADAVGTTAGAVLGTSTVTTYIESSTGVEEGGRTGLTALVVAALFLASLVVIPVVAAIPAYASFIALIVVGVMMLQGLVEVDWSEPAWAVSAGLTVTVMPFAYSIADGLAAGIVAYPLIKLAIGEGRDVALGQYVIAALLAAYYVLSTAGYIL
- a CDS encoding phosphoribosyltransferase family protein, coding for MNRAEKAALQLQAVAVLRMLKETRTYEELSDVTGLPAGDLNRYVNGHVLPGTDRASEVVESVGREALADELVARVEFDDEGYVDNSGVVFDQSFLDLVAPVAAETFEFESPDVVLTAATDGITLGAAMASFFDARLAYAKKSKETAVEEFIESRQRLASGIELTYYLPASAIDAGDTVLVVDDLIRSGETQELLLDIALQGDADVTGVFALIAVGDEGMDRARAITDAPVGALTTFE